CCCTTTGCAGTTCTTCTATCCTTGCAAGAATCACCGGCACAGTGTCTTGGAGGAGGAGGACCAGGTTGAGCGGCGTGCTCTGGGGCGGCAGCTTGGCGAGTAGGTTCGCCGACACCGCTTGCCTCTCGGTTATCCGCTGGGCGCTGTAGCCCACGATCAGGCCCTCCGGTTGGCCGATCGTCTTGCAGACACCGTTCGCTATGGCGTGGCCGACGTGAGGCGAGAGTACGATGAGCAGCTTTGCAGCGACCACGGCAAGCTCCTCCAGCTCAGAGTTGAGGAATTCAACGATGGTTGGGATCGCGCCGATCTCCATGACCACCGAAAGTACAGTGGCCATCGCGTATGGCAGCTTGGCGAGGGAAAGCAAGATCCTCACAAGGTTCGCACTAGCTTTTTCCGGCATGGAGCTCTTGATCAATTGGGCGATGCTGTATATGAAGTAATGCGAGACGACGGTGTGCCCGGTCTCGCTCAGTTTCATCTCCGACGAACCTTCTGCGTCAGATTCGAGCATGTTCGCGAGGATCGCCGCTGCCTCCTCCGGGGAATCCAGCGGCTCGCTGTTGATTCTGCGCGGAAGGATCTCTTCGACCACGGCCTGCATGATGCCTGCGGCTACCAGAATCTTGCAGTTGGGAGGGTGAGCTGAGATCTGCACCAGCGCTCTCAGCGCTTCCCTTCTGATGCTCGTGTTGCCGCCGTTGATCATCTGAATCAGGGTGGCGGAGGCTCTCTCTGCAACATAAGTCTTCATCTCATCTTCAAGAAGAATTCCTCCGAGGTAGCTCACCATCTCCATCTGCACCTCTTCCGAATCTGCATTTATCATGATAAACAATAATCTAAATTATTATTCGAAGATACATGTTGAAGGATTGAATGGATACCATCATTGAGGTGGTTCAAAAGGGGTTCCACAAAGCCATTCTCTGCCATGTATCTGATGTTCATCGgcgacttctccaagttcttgaGAGTTTCTTCTGCTTTGGCCGCCGAGAAAGGATCGGCTTCCTTGTTGTATTTCATGGTGATCAGGATCAAGATACCGCCGGGGGTTCCCCCGATCCTGTCCAAGAACATTTCGGATTtggagagctctaggaggaatgAAACAGCTGCATGCCTCTCGGAGGAGTTGTAGCTGGATATCATCTTGATTGTCCTTGTGAGGGCTCTTACTCTTGTGTTTGCTACAATGACCTGACAATTCAAATCCATGATCAGAAAGAACTGCAGCCTAACTGGACCTGCAAGATGAGAATTCAAACCTTCCCGGCTTCATCCTCCACCAGCAAGCGCAGAAGCTGCATCACCTCGCACCGCACATTCGTGCTTTCGTGCTGAAGAAAATGAGTAACTTGCTCTGTAATTCCAGCATTGTGCATGTGCTCCCTGTTGCACCTTCTCAGTTGGCTCAGCACTTGCAGCTCCTTGATTGCATCCAGCAACATGGCCTCTGAATCGGCTAGTGACAAAGCGCTTCTCGCGATCCTTATCCTCGTCGCCTCGTTCCTGTCCTTCCACTCTTTGATGGAGTGCTTCAGTGCCAAATTGCTGCTGAAACCCACACTTCTGATCTCCATCCTTGTTGTCGGGCAGACTACATTGTTCGAAAACCACTCCAAAATGGCCTCTTTTTCATAAGTTATGCCAGTTTCTATGGTAACTGGATCGTCCATGATCTTCTTTGTCAGTGGACACAAGAATCCTTGGTATGCTGGTTGCAGAATGTCAGCCAGTCGAGGGAGAACATTCGAGTCTTCTTCGATATCGTTTCTTCCCATTCGATCGTACATCCCCTTGACGAAACTTTCGTAACCATTTTCTCCCTGAGATGCACTTTGTGGCTCCACATCACTTTGTGAAGTATCCAGAGGGTAGTTGATCTCAAAATCTGAAAGTGAGACATTGCTGAAGTCTTCTGCCATGCTTTTGATCACTTCCTCTAGTTGTCTGATGGTGCTTTGGAGCTCGTTGCCAGGGGCCGACTGATCTCGGCTGCTGCATCTTGCCACGAGCTCCTTCGCAATTTCGACTTTGGTCGAGAAAGACAATAGGAAATCTGTTCTTCCTTGTGAGCTGCTGTCTTGGGTCTGTGGTTCCACAACCTCCATGGAATTTTGTTGCTCTGTGTAATCAGAAGCAGCTATTATTGCTTCTCTGATGATGCTGAAGGGAACCCGAGGCTTGATTATCTTCGAATTCGTCGAATTCATGAAAACTTAACAAGCATAAGAAATTCCTATCAGCTAAAGAAAGATCTTGAGGAGGGGAAAGAAGTTAACTAAACCAGAAATTGAGTTTACAAGATGAAGCATGGCCATTGGAAAAGTCGAAAAGGGCAAGATGAGGAATGAGAGGTTAGAGATGCTTACAGACATTTAACTGAACCACTAAAGAAGCTCCATGATTTCAGCAGCCATCTCTCCCTCTGAAGAACCAGATTTCTGTCACAAATCCTTCCGAACCAATCGATGTGAAGAAGATTTGTAGAGGAAGGCCTTGCTCGACCAGTAGACAACAAATTTCTCAGACCTCTGGGGTTGACTTCTTCAAATATAGTGATTGTTCTCACCATTGCTCAAGGTCAATTCTTTTGGAGTTTAGTCAGTCAGTCAAGAACAAGTTGATGAATCATGATCAGCTGTTTGGCTTCTCCATATCAACTTTGAACTTTCTAAATTCTCATTTAATTTCCAGGTAAAGGTCTATCCTGGTCAATCACTCTTGATCCTTTctttttcaataataataataatgataatgataataaCTTGATTGGAGGATTTAGCTCAACCAATGCTtaacataaaattttttttaaaaaaacaactaTTTATGGATGAGTTGAGGTAAGAATTTGAGTTGTCAGACTTACACGGAACAAAAGGACCCACAGCATTTAGAGATGTCGCTTTAGAACACAAAATTTCCATCGTCATCTAAATTTGCAATTGTACTTGACTCTGAAGTCAAGCAATAATCAATCTTCTGGATATTGTTCCCCCTAGGCATGAGGTAGGTCGTGCTGACCTCATAAAGATTAAGTGTCAATTTACTTAGGGCATCtacatactcattataacaataTCCTTCTTTCATCGACAtcccttttaacattaacactcattatttatggcTCCCACAATCCACTCAaccatcttaaaattatatcatattaaataaatatattttaaatatgttttaaaatatttaaattattattatttttttaatagaatGAAAATATGTGTACATATTGATGGATATTTATAGATGAAATTTTGAACTAGCCGTTAAAAAATAGTCGTTAAAAAATTAACCATTTTATTacctttttaattttaaactttataaattttttaataaataaaagtaaaaaattatatatatacccATGGGGTGGGCCAACCCTGACCCACCCCATGAAGGCTTGAACACGTTCAAGCGATGAACAAAGAAGGGATCATCTGTAACGCCGTGTTAAATCTATAGGGCCATTATAACACGGTTTTAACGCGGTATTACGAATGCTCTTACTAAACCACAAGAGGGACTTTCAATATTATCCATTGTCCGAACTCAACTTTCATAATTTCAAAAACACAATGATTAAGTACATCTTTAAATTTTTCTTAGCCCGTTTAGAAATTAACTATTCTCAAACAGGGCATTGATACGTTAAGGAGACTTCCATGAATATCTCAATTTTGTTTGAATTGATTCAGAATTCTTTAAATCTATCGAACAATTTTATAGATAAAAATAGACCTACATCatttagaaatttaaaattttaatatttttcaaactagGAGAATCTTATGAATCTATTGATAGTGTTGGTCAGTAAATATCATTCTCCTAAGCCTTATAACGAGCTTAAGAtaaatttgcttaaacatttgtaagtttaaaaatttaccgTTCTCAATTTCTGCTATCGAATTCAGATTTGAGGATATGAATACATTAAAGAAATTTATAGGTACGTTAGTTTTAATTTGAAGTGATTCAAAGTTCTCTAAAACTTTATAAGCAAATTTTTAAACGGGTtgagaaaaatttagaaaaacaaacataaaaatccataaaataaTTACGTGAAAAGAAACGAGCGGTATGAAAATGACAGTAGAGATCTTAAAAGCAGGCAAAGTGATGTAGAAAGTCTTGCAACAAGTGGTCAAATGGCAAAACATGTGACACAAGTATCGATGA
The genomic region above belongs to Zingiber officinale cultivar Zhangliang chromosome 11A, Zo_v1.1, whole genome shotgun sequence and contains:
- the LOC122030960 gene encoding putative U-box domain-containing protein 42 isoform X1, producing the protein MVRTITIFEEVNPRGLRNLLSTGRARPSSTNLLHIDWFGRICDRNLVLQRERWLLKSWSFFSGSVKFFMNSTNSKIIKPRVPFSIIREAIIAASDYTEQQNSMEVVEPQTQDSSSQGRTDFLLSFSTKVEIAKELVARCSSRDQSAPGNELQSTIRQLEEVIKSMAEDFSNVSLSDFEINYPLDTSQSDVEPQSASQGENGYESFVKGMYDRMGRNDIEEDSNVLPRLADILQPAYQGFLCPLTKKIMDDPVTIETGITYEKEAILEWFSNNVVCPTTRMEIRSVGFSSNLALKHSIKEWKDRNEATRIRIARSALSLADSEAMLLDAIKELQVLSQLRRCNREHMHNAGITEQVTHFLQHESTNVRCEVMQLLRLLVEDEAGKVIVANTRVRALTRTIKMISSYNSSERHAAVSFLLELSKSEMFLDRIGGTPGGILILITMKYNKEADPFSAAKAEETLKNLEKSPMNIRYMAENGFVEPLLNHLNDDSEEVQMEMVSYLGGILLEDEMKTYVAERASATLIQMINGGNTSIRREALRALVQISAHPPNCKILVAAGIMQAVVEEILPRRINSEPLDSPEEAAAILANMLESDAEGSSEMKLSETGHTVVSHYFIYSIAQLIKSSMPEKASANLVRILLSLAKLPYAMATVLSVVMEIGAIPTIVEFLNSELEELAVVAAKLLIVLSPHVGHAIANGVCKTIGQPEGLIVGYSAQRITERQAVSANLLAKLPPQSTPLNLVLLLQDTVPVILARIEELQRGEVRGGGGGGGGGSGRITGHYLEGLVGILVKFAGSLFVQEILKLALSRNLTSVFADLLVRAGGSSEVQRLAAVGLGKLSSQSVYLSKPPAEARRRSTRPVTFFSKSTSSKEEKSASICPAHRGVCSATTTFCLLESGAAERLLVCLENEDSKVVEAALSAISTLLEESVDVEGSVRALSQLGAVRSVLGVLKVHGREERVVQRALWLVDMFLEKGKEKEKLSEEIYNDKLLRTVLVSVFNRGDGGGDSKRMAENILRHINKILSYSSNNLGM
- the LOC122030960 gene encoding putative U-box domain-containing protein 42 isoform X2, which encodes MNSTNSKIIKPRVPFSIIREAIIAASDYTEQQNSMEVVEPQTQDSSSQGRTDFLLSFSTKVEIAKELVARCSSRDQSAPGNELQSTIRQLEEVIKSMAEDFSNVSLSDFEINYPLDTSQSDVEPQSASQGENGYESFVKGMYDRMGRNDIEEDSNVLPRLADILQPAYQGFLCPLTKKIMDDPVTIETGITYEKEAILEWFSNNVVCPTTRMEIRSVGFSSNLALKHSIKEWKDRNEATRIRIARSALSLADSEAMLLDAIKELQVLSQLRRCNREHMHNAGITEQVTHFLQHESTNVRCEVMQLLRLLVEDEAGKVIVANTRVRALTRTIKMISSYNSSERHAAVSFLLELSKSEMFLDRIGGTPGGILILITMKYNKEADPFSAAKAEETLKNLEKSPMNIRYMAENGFVEPLLNHLNDDSEEVQMEMVSYLGGILLEDEMKTYVAERASATLIQMINGGNTSIRREALRALVQISAHPPNCKILVAAGIMQAVVEEILPRRINSEPLDSPEEAAAILANMLESDAEGSSEMKLSETGHTVVSHYFIYSIAQLIKSSMPEKASANLVRILLSLAKLPYAMATVLSVVMEIGAIPTIVEFLNSELEELAVVAAKLLIVLSPHVGHAIANGVCKTIGQPEGLIVGYSAQRITERQAVSANLLAKLPPQSTPLNLVLLLQDTVPVILARIEELQRGEVRGGGGGGGGGSGRITGHYLEGLVGILVKFAGSLFVQEILKLALSRNLTSVFADLLVRAGGSSEVQRLAAVGLGKLSSQSVYLSKPPAEARRRSTRPVTFFSKSTSSKEEKSASICPAHRGVCSATTTFCLLESGAAERLLVCLENEDSKVVEAALSAISTLLEESVDVEGSVRALSQLGAVRSVLGVLKVHGREERVVQRALWLVDMFLEKGKEKEKLSEEIYNDKLLRTVLVSVFNRGDGGGDSKRMAENILRHINKILSYSSNNLGM